In the Gavia stellata isolate bGavSte3 chromosome 17, bGavSte3.hap2, whole genome shotgun sequence genome, GTCTTTCAGCTGCCGGGCTGTTATTTTCTCCGTGTGCTGGTTTATACCCGATGATGTGCTGTAGGAAGGGGGTGGCATTGCTCAGAGGATGGTGTGACAGCAAACATCCTGGCCACCAGCAACTGGTGGGAACTGGGAGAGGCCGCTGGGACTGGCCCCATGCACAGCTTGGTTCCCCCTAGGGCAGGTCAGCTTTGCTCACTCTCTGGGTCGAGTACAGGGTCTGTGGTTTAGCAGAGCCAAGGTAGCGGCCCCAGCcaaggctgctggagctgggggctgcATGCCCTGCGCTCTGCGTGCCCTCGCTCTGCTCCCCAACTCCCGGCCACCGCTGCCGCAGCCCCTTTGCAGCGTGCGAGGAGCACGTGAGCAGCGCAGCAGCACGCAGctagcacagcagcagcatgcGAGCAGCGCAGCAGCACGTGAGCAGCACGGCAGCACATGAGCATCAGGCGAGCAGCACGGTACAGGTGAGCAGCACAGcaggctgaagaggaggaagactcCCAGGCGCAGCCAAACTCCGGCACTGCCTCTGCCAAAGATGCCGGGGCGCAAAGCTCCCAGACACAGCACACCCATCTCTTTTCCCTCGCTGCATCCCAGGACCAGAGCCTAAAACAGCCCAAAGCCTTTGCTCCCTCCCTCGGCGTGGCTCTGCTCCAGGCTCCACTTAGCATCAATTATTCAGTGCTGACTCGCTGGTGTATTGCGGAGGCACGCAGCAGGGCTGCCGAGCTCTCAGCGGTCGTGGGTGGTGGGCAGGGAGGATGAGGAGTGCAGCCGTGGCTCGGCAGAGAGCCAGCGAGTGACGGGGCAAGACGTGCCCGCCTGTCCCAGCTCCTGGCGCTGCTGGTTTGGCTGTTCACGAGCCAGGAAGGGCCGGAGCCGTaggggctgccagggcagcagAGCTAAGCGCAGCTTGCGGGTCTGCGTTGGAGTGGTTTCTGGGCAGGGACCAGCCCTGGGAGCTGGAGAACTGGTGTTAAGAATTGTCTGAAAGCCGTGCCGAGAGCAGCGGCTCCACCAGGGAAAGGCAGGATTTAATGGGAATACTGGCAAATGCCAAGCGcggagggagaggcagggggAAGGCCGGTCCCCGGCTGACAAGGCCATTAGGATTTAAGCAGCAGCCTCGATACCATCTACAGCGTTCATTCGTCACTGGTCCCAGCGCTGGACAGCAAATGGGTATCGGTAAGCTTGGGCTTGGGACGACACGGCTGTCCTGCTCTTGGtcccctgggagcagcacccGGGCCCTGGGGGGCATAGGAGGAGGTAGGGGTGCTGCTCGACTGGTGCAGGGGCTGTCTGCACTCCCATCCCCTTGGGGACACCAGCTCCTATGGTGCTGGGACCTTCCCGCAGCGGGAGAGCGTGCCGGTGacctgctgctcctggcaccagctggaggccaggcatTTGGCTTGTGTCCGCCCCAAGACCCAATCCGAGGTCTTTCTCAAGGGATGGAGGTCCTAGGCTTACCTGGTGGGCAACTCCCAGGGGTGGCCTCCCCCTGGGGAGGGCTCTCTGCAGCGGGTGCTTGGCACGGCCTCCACGAGCTGAGCCCCAAAACCCTACCTGGGCCCCCCCGTTCAGTACCCATGCAAGGCTGGGTACCGCTGTGGCTCCTGCATTAGCTGGAAGGATGCTGCCAGGGGATGCGGTGgagccctgcctgtccccggTCCCCACAGGGGCAGGGTGAGAGCACCCTGCCACAGCCATGAGGCCACGACCGGGCACATGCACGGGGTGCGGGGACCAAGGATGCCAATAAGCAACATCttactccattttttttttcaatgccCAAGTGAACCGAGGCCAGTTCAGAGAGGAACAGGACTCTGCCGGCCACAGCCCTCAAACCCAGCACGgctccccttccctgggggaaACCCAGCCCTTCCCGGCACTTCTGCTCCCTCCCCGGCAGCACGGAGCTGAAGCTGGCCCAGCGGTCAGATCAATGCCATATCCTAAACCCTGCGGTGCCTGTCACGTAGGGAACCGCCGCAGCCCTTCAAACCTGGTGCCAACCGGCTGCTTCCTCCGCGCCGCCTGAAAGCCAACAGCTTCACGGGGGCTGTTGGCCGGGAGGTGACACAAAGCAGTTTGTGCAGCGGGGCTGCTTGTGGGTACCTGGAGACAGGGGAGGGACGAGGTTTGCTTCACTCCACCCCTGCTCGCGGTGGAGCATCCCTGGACCCGTGTCCAGCGTGAAATGACGTGGGAGCTGAGCCGAGAGCTGCATCCTCGCTGCTCCGCTGTGGTGCTTACTggtgctggctttttttttttccccccgcaGGGTTGCAGACCAGGATTTAACCAGTTAATATAAACGAGCTAACTTAAGGACACTGGAGAACAAAGCaggagcttttctttttgttcctgtttgaCCTCGTTGAGGTGAGGCAGAGCACTGCTAGAAGCAGGAATACCAGCCCACAGCACCCACTGGGTGATGCACGAGGATGCCACATGTCCTGCACTGCCCTTAAGTCCCAGGGTGGCATTTAGCTAATCCTGGCCCCTCCATTTTGCTGTCAGTCCTTGTGCCCTGGTAGAGACAGATGACCCTACATTTACCGTAACCGTGTTGCTTAAGTACCAAATGGCAGCTTGCTCTTGGGGGAAATGAGAATACTGCCCAAATTCAACATCCCAACGCCAACAGTACCGTGGTCATCTAAGCGCAGGACACACTGGCTGCAAAATTTGGGGTGTGTCAGAGGTGCTGCTCacacacagctttttaaaatccattttcagcTGTGAGCGGCACCACCTTACGCTCCCATTGACCGGCGTAAGCATGAGTCAGTCCCGACTCACCTAACGTCACGGTGAGtcgcacccacccacccgccgGGCACCCGCTCCCCGTCCCATCCAGCTCTCCCAGCGCTGCCCGCGGGCAGGAAAACAAACTCCCAACCCGAAATCTCGGccaaaaaagaaagctgcagcggggctgctggCCACCGGTCGCATGGTGGAAGGGGTGCgcaggggctgggagcaggatCCTGCCCTTGGGTCAGCGAGCCGGGAGAGAACAGCAGCACGGAGAAAGGAGCGGGTTTCTTTTGACTGCTGCTGGGGATGCCTGGATTTAACTGCGGCAGAAaagcagggaaggcagagggacaGGGTTGGACCCACCGCAGCTGAAGCACACGCGGTGAACCAAGCTAAAAACCAGCAGGAGAAGGCAACCGGTCTTGCATCTGTCAATGTAAGAAACCTCATGGAGTCTGATTTTATGCTAAACTTCTTTAACCATTATCATTACAACCATGTAAAACACAGCATCAAATACTCCGGACAGTCTGCTTGGATCAGCATAAAAGGAATGattgtgacttcttttttttttcccctcccccccaaaacttccttacaaaaaacccacaaaaaaaagaaaaaaaaaagcacagacataaacatattttttttttaaagtaataattaTAATACATTAGAAAGAGTCACGGAGGAAGCGTTCCACGCTGTAAACAAGAATAGcgattaaaaagaaaagcagatggcAGCCGGGCTCTCAAAGTGCGCGGCTGAGAGACCCTGACCTCAACCACCGTCCCGCGCTGGAGCCGATCCCCAGCACCGGTCCCTGTGGCTCCTGCTGCCCGCCGGCGCCGCAGCCACTCAAAGTGCtcaattacaaaaaaagaacCCCCAAACCTGCAacgctgggtttttttttttcttttttaaactacatGAAGGGCAGCGAGGGCAAGGACGGGGAGCTGCGTTCCTGAGTTTGCTCGCGGTGAGAGCGGCTTCTGCTACGGGGCCGAGGCCGCGGtgggaggctggggcaggggtgcAAGCGCCTTGGGGCGGTTATTTGTCCTCCTGAGCTGCCACCCTcacccttctccttcccttcctatGCCCAGCGAAAGAGCTGAGGCTGGGCCGTGTCCTGCCCATCCCCACTGCCACAGACCCGCCGTGGCCGCACCTTCATCTGCAGcaagaggcagaggagaagagaggatgGGTCACCTCCTAACAGCTCATGCTTTGATGTGCCGAAGCGAGAGCATCGCTCCAAGGAAAGCACTGCACGGTGCTCGCTCCCAGCCACCTCGGGCTCCTTTGCCCCCAGGAACTCCTCCCAAACCTGCCCGCTTTCAAGGGTTGCAGCTTGGAGAAGAGCTTCTTAGATGGCACGGTGAGGAGCTGGGAGACCTTCCCAGCAAGAAGCAAGCTGGTGGGAATGGGGAGCCTGTGTCTGCCTGGCCCAAAGGTCACCGAAACCGGCTGGTGGCTTCCCCCAGGCTTGGTGGTGACCGAGGACCTTGCTGCTCGTTCCCGTTAGGGCTTGGAGAGGAggaccgccccccccccaaattctTGTTGAACATCATGCACCGAACGCTATGCAATGGGTACACAGCTCTCCAAAATTAGAGCAAAGCACCTTTTTAGAACATGAACACCGCAAAACAGCCCAGACACACGCTGGGTGAGGAGCCCGGGCCCACGTGCAACACGATGCGCAAAGGCTGTGTGCCCGAAATGAGGGGGGGGAAGGTCAAAACGAGGGGAAAGCAGTCTCAGCTCTTGCACACGTGAGCCAAACGCTCAGACACGTTGTTAGCAGGAGCCCTATGTGTGCTTCAAGGAGAGGACAGACCCCCCCCAAGCTACAGAAACCAAGCGAAGAGGTGACCACCAGCCCTCAGATGCTTCTCGTTGCTTCCCGGCAAGCTCCAGATGCCGGTGGGCTGCCAGCGAAAGGCAATCGATAACTGTCCTGAAATACTGCCCAGGTATTTTAACACACAAATAGGTTTAACTACTGCACGGTTACTGAAAAACATACTCTAAGTGAAAACCAATTGAAGCACCATTGTCCTAGAAAGGACCCGTGGTGTCTCAAAACACAAATACTGAACATTTATACAGCACTTCTCCTCAAAGAGCAACGCTTGACTCCTCACAACACCCCTGCGAGGTAGCTAATAGGGTTATCCCTGCTTTGCACGGGGAGAGAGGACGGGCAAGGTTGGAGACTCAGCAGAAGTTGGGGTCTCCGACAGAGCAGGGGTTGCAACGGAAGCTGAGGGTGCTGTGGCCTGGCTGGCTAGATCCAAAGAAAGATGGGGTGCTCCCGTCGACGCTCTCCCTGCTCCTAACAAACCACTACCTGCACACGagaaaaaatacccaaaaaCCCCCTAATAAACCCCACAAAGTAATTTAGTGGAAGTTTTCTGCTGGGCTTCCAGATTTCAGCTTAGGTTATGTTACTGAAGCTTCCGTTCCTGCTGCTTCCATTGATTTTCCTTCCTGATGAAGCCCCCTTCAGCTATAGGGGTGAAGGAGATCCTGGGAACAGGCGTTGGGCCCAGCTCTTTCAGTGGGGTGAGGTGTCCCCGGACGCCTCCACACCTCCAGCCAACAGTTTGGGCTGTGCAGCAGTGACACCCcgggatggggaggagagggaaaggccACCAGGACTTGGTGCATGAAGTGGGCACCCATTGCGTTACCTCTTCAGCAGTGGGCTGTGGTGATGTTGATGCTCTACAGCATCGTCTTCCAAACCTCCGTGCCCAGGTTTCCTTCCTTGGTTGTTGATTTCTAGGTGGACTAAAGCAGAAGGGCTGAGATCAGGTTCTGGGCAATATgtgctccccttccccagctcctaACATTTAACTTGCTCAAAATAAAAGCGCGTTTCAGTTTGGGCACTGTGATCAGACACCACCACACCTCCAGCAGTTTGCTAGTGAAGGCAGGAGGTTTCCCAGGGCAGAAGCCCCTTTTCCTGTTCAGCCAACGGCAAGGCAGCGAGCCCGCTCGCCGCCCGGGACCTGCGAGGGAAAGGCCGGCAGAAAGGCCACTCAGCCCGAGAGACCGGGCTCAACCTGCATCGCTGTCCTTGTCACTATGAGAACTTGGGAAAGAACCACCCCGCTGGCTGGTCCTCCCCCGGGGTCACACCCAGGAGAAGCCCCAGGGACTCGGCAGCAGTTAAACCTCCCCGCTGGGACAGCATCCAGCACCGCGGCAGGAGCTGGGCACGGCCGGGCGCTGCTCTGGGGAATTGCATAGAGTAGGCAGTGGGCTGCGGGCGCCCCGCCGGGATGCCATGGCCCTGCCTGAAAACGCTGCTGCCTACAACTGTGGgtctgggaaaagaaagaaagatctATTGCTACAAAGGCCTTTGAAAGCAACGCTGATGGCTGCAGCGATCaggcattttaaagaaagcattttggaTGCCTATGCCTTGCGCCCGCTTCCACGGCCATGGGTGCCCacggcaggcaggagcagaagaaaacacGCAACACGTTCACCAGCCCCACCTCTCCCCCCCCAAGATGTAACGAGGCTCGGGGAGCTTCgaggaacaaaaaaatgaaagcgCTTTCCAATTTGTCCATAGGAAAGATGCGAACCCGCTTTGCTGGTGCCTCCTGGCGCCGGCGGCCACCGCTCCATCTCCTCACCGGGCGCTCGTACCAAAGCACAGCTTGACAGGCGATGGCTGCTGTGCTGTCACCCCgacacagccctgctgaagggGGGGGGGATGTCCCGAAAACGGGGCGAGGGTGCTGCTCCAGCACCCACTTCCTCTCCCTTgcctccccccatccccactAAAACGTCACCGATTTGGGCAGCTTTGCCAGGGGAGGAGAGCCTGAAAGGAAACTGTTCTCCGAGCGAGATTTGGCAACCTGCGGCAATAATTTTGGTTTGGGGCTCAGGGGGGGTCGTGGGGCTTTCAGTGTGTTTAATGGTTTTTGGAGGCTTTTTTGGGCATCTACCTCCTCCGGGTCCAGCGCAAGAGGTGGTGGCATGGAGGTGGCAGGCAGGGGACGTCCAGTCTCCGGCAGAGGCAGTGCCACCTGCTTTCTGTTTGAGAAGTCCTGCTCTGTCGCATGGGCCAGGTGGAGGGGGGTGGTGGTTTTGATAACGGTGTAGGGGCTGTTCCCCTCCACCGCGGGGGACGGTGCCTGCTGGAAGGGGCAGCCCTCGCTCGGCCCCGCTGCCTCTGACTCGCTGCCGGATAAGACGGGCACGCTGCCGCCCGCCAGCCCGTGTGCGGGCAGCTCGCCCAAGCCCTCCGGCCAGTACGCGGTGCCGGTGGGGCTCCCTGGCCCGTTCTGCTGCAGGCTGGCGAGCTCCCCCGTGGATGCAGCTTTGGATGCCAAGCGCTTCAAGTCCGTTTTGGGTGGCAGCGCTGCTCTGCAGCGCTTCTCGGCCGTCTCCTCCCTGAGCCCACTCTCGGGGGAGCCGGCGTGCTGCGATGCGCCAGAGAGCCGCTGCCAGCTGCCCGGCAGAGGATGAGGGGTTGCATCCAGTGCTTTCTCTTCGCAGAGGGAAGATGCTTGTTCTCCCGCCGGCAGGGCAGCAGGATTTGGCTGCCATACTGCATGGTCCGTAGCAGAAAGCTCAGCTGCGCTCGAGTCAGGAGGACTCAGTGTATTTTGGAGAGAAGAGTCCGAGGAGCCATGCTCgtctggggtggggagggagaccAACTTCTGGTCCACCGTGGCACAGCTGGGCGTGAGAAGAGGCTGCTCCggaggcagggctgtgggcaaGAGGTGATGATGGGTCTGTGTCTCGCTTGCCTTCAGAAGAGGTGGCGGCGGCTGCCCGTCCCCGGCGGGCTCCACCTGACCCTCCTCTCCCGGCGGCCCCTCGCCAGGAGGGTGCAGGTGGATGTCCCTCGCTTCAGCTGCTTCACTGCGCTGGAGGGTGGGAGTCCTCGCTTCTGCCGCCATTGTTCCTCCCGGCACCCCGGGACCTCTGTGGGGATGGGGCTCCCTGTCCGGAGGGTGCTCACCCACCCGGCCATTCTGGCTGTTGGCCGCCACGTTGCCCTTCACGGCTACTGGGTTGAGGGAGAGCTCCGGGCCCAGGGGTTTCCGTGGGAACTCCTCAGGCTTTGCTGCAttggaagcagagaaaacaaaataaaaccccaactGTGCATCAGTTCATTCTCGTATCCAGCATGCCCCGACTATGGCGAAGGCAGATGCTGCACGCAGCGGCTGCCAGCCCTTctgggctgccccggctcccaGCCACGCCCGAGGGATGCTCTGGTCCCCAGGGGACAGGGGTACCACCGGCCGTTCCCGCAGGGCTGCCCACCTTCCCCTCTACCCACCTGGCGGGGGGAGGTCAAATTTCATCTTGCGCAGTTCGGTCATCGACACCTGCAGTTGCTCGATGACGGCATCGT is a window encoding:
- the LOC104254008 gene encoding USP6 N-terminal-like protein, with the protein product MKKDIESLIAQEKAEIVAKYEKGRQEGAQIDPWEDADFTLYKVTDRFGFLHEQELPTRTALEEKQKQQEIERVDKWLKMLKKWSKYRNSDKMCRRVYKGIPLQVRGQVWSLLLDVEKMKKENEGKYEQMKEQAKSFSSEIKQIDLDVNRTFRNHIMFRDRYGVKQQALFHVLSAYSVYNTEVSYCQGMSQIAAILLMYLNEEDAFWALAQLLTNQRHAMHGFFIPGFPKLQRFQAHHEQILSKLFPKLKKHMDKEQMTTGIYTTKWFLQCFIDRTPFTLTLRLWDIYILEGERVLTAMAYTILKLHKKRLLKMTLEDLREFLQEKIAASLQYEDDAVIEQLQVSMTELRKMKFDLPPPAKPEEFPRKPLGPELSLNPVAVKGNVAANSQNGRVGEHPPDREPHPHRGPGVPGGTMAAEARTPTLQRSEAAEARDIHLHPPGEGPPGEEGQVEPAGDGQPPPPLLKASETQTHHHLLPTALPPEQPLLTPSCATVDQKLVSLPTPDEHGSSDSSLQNTLSPPDSSAAELSATDHAVWQPNPAALPAGEQASSLCEEKALDATPHPLPGSWQRLSGASQHAGSPESGLREETAEKRCRAALPPKTDLKRLASKAASTGELASLQQNGPGSPTGTAYWPEGLGELPAHGLAGGSVPVLSGSESEAAGPSEGCPFQQAPSPAVEGNSPYTVIKTTTPLHLAHATEQDFSNRKQVALPLPETGRPLPATSMPPPLALDPEEVDAQKSLQKPLNTLKAPRPPLSPKPKLLPQVAKSRSENSFLSGSPPLAKLPKSVTF